ttgcaaatatgAGTATATATTTGCAACAATTTGGAAGGGTCCAAATATTCCTGCATGTTAGTGTACTTAATATTACGCATTCATTGTGCACGACCCAGTTTCAGCCATTTCTAACCGGTTCTACGTATTCATATTTCAGAATTTCTTTGTAATTGGATTTTTTGTATGAATATCCTGAGAAGTTTAATTCGACTAAATGTTGATCCGTTGCCCCATATAAATGTGTATTATCAAAGCTGAGAGAATAAGTAGGACTGGACATTCTACGAAGATTCATGAAGTAGAtctgtaaaaagtaaaaatatgttataaatataatttaacgttattgtatatgatatataaattgtatattatatcgAATATCGTATAAGAAATACGACAGTACTGACCTGTACATAATTTTTTTGTCTTTGATCCCAGAGAACAGCCTTACAATTAAATTTAGTTCCAGTAATCATAGTGTACTGATAGTCTGATGATATACAGTATAAAGTTGCATCTGTTGGTTCTCGCCACGAATACACACATGTTCCAGTCctagaataattattttttagtaAAAATAATGATGCTATTATTTTaagataagaaatatttatatttacctCAAGTCCCATTTCCGAATATAAGTATCATATCCACAGGTAAGCAAAGTTTGTGGGCTATCCCAAACCATATCTAATGTCCCTGCATATCTTTTTTTATCTGTCTTTAACATATCAAATTCGGTATAACtgaaattattatgaaacataaattttatatagGCGTTCTCGAAGTTTCAATTtgcgtttatttaaataatagcttaCTGTTTAAGATCAAATATATGAAGATGAGGTATATCACTATCACCAGCAGTACCTACGGCAACCTTTTCACTCATTGGATCAACTGAAAGAGAACACACCCACTGTGCAATATTTATCGTTGCTAAAGGTACATTTGAGATCCTTTCTCCAAGAGATGTCCAAATCtagatattattacaatattattcAAATGTTAACTCTTTCCAGTCGAAGTCCGGGTATTGCCAGGCATTGAAGTATTGGTGAGATCAATGCCCTCAGAAATTATGACCAGAAAGGATTAATTATATACTTTTTgaagtaatatttaaaattatacctTCACGGTACCATCACTGGAACCTGATATAATAGCTGAAAATGTTTCATCCAATGCATTTACACTTCTAGAATGTGCTCGTTCTATATTAAAGTAAAAATCTATATTTTGGCTACTTTGTGGCCCTGTCCAAAATTGTATACTTCCATCTCTGCAAAAAATGGTAAgtatatgaaataatattttataagatGTCAGCTTTGCTATTATCTTGATTAATACGAAGCCTATGGCTAAATACCTATGGCCTGTAACAATACAATCATTCTTgacaataaatttgcaaatattaCTCGTAACATTATCATGAATAAAAATTCGGTTATTATCTTGAAATGGTTCAGTACGTCTAAAACCATACAATTGATTTCCACCACTCCACCATAAAATATCTTTGGTTAATTGAATATGTGGTATAACTTTTGCATTTTGAGAGAAGATAACTTTCTTCTCGTATTTGCCACATTGCCAATTGTTTGAAACATGCCATTTTGTACGTAAACTTAGTAATGAATTGCACCTGTTAAATTGAGATATTGGAACCTTAATAAAATTCTGTTTAATACATAACtttattaatatgttatattatactACAATTATaacttaaatttataattaatagtaatatagTTAGTAGTAATATGATTAATAACAATGTaatttatttctaaaaaatgtaagtgatctttcattttatttcttatgTTAATTATCAATATATGATacataatataatgtataatatatatggcataaatataaaatatataattaactgTTAGTACTATGGAACAATTGGGAACCACCTGAAGCTTTCTAGATTTCGTATATTTGTATGTTAAGATAAAAGCTTCTTGTCTTTTGTATCAACACATATTATGAACTTTGCAACGCACAGAATTGTGCAAATAAAATCACCTCACGGACGATAACTAAAAACAGCGACAAAAATAATATGTTATAtacagaaaaaaatatttaaacgtaACCTATCATACCTTTCGCGAAACTTTCTTGAAGTTTGATTCGTCACAATCGGCTGCTTACTCTTCTTGATCCAAAGTGTTTCTTCCCGTATAATATCACGGAACCGTGTACAAACTTCGCTAAGTCGTACCAAATCAAATGCATGACAATAATCgaaaattaaaatcaaaacGTCAGATGGTAAAGTATCTAAATACCACGCATCTGTCATCTTTATCAAACCAATCACGTGGCAACCGTGGGTACAACAGCTGTTAAACTTTACCATCACCTGAACTATCATgtgtaaacatttttttttcttttcaaactTTTAAACGGAAATACGCGTGATAAGAATTAGACCaataagaaaaatatgtaaaattttatttataaattatcaatTGGTAATAAACAAATCCGTTAAtaaaacgataattatattattagcaACAATATTCATTTGcagtaaaatattcaaatatttttgattTACATCTTTGTGTAGTCAGCTTTCTGCAACTGTACATTTCTTTTGAGCTTCCTCTGGTGTTTTCCACTCTACATTCTTCTTTGTATCTATAATAAGAGATTGATTTAACCACAGCAGCATACAGAAAATTAAATGTCTAATAATTACTAGTTTTACTACCTGGTGttatatcttttaaatataacaggtataaaataaggtatatgaatgCTGTTATAGCGGCAATTGATGAAAATATCCGTAACGTCGTTACACCTCCAAATAATTTGTATAAGATTCCGCCTATCAGGCTACCAATTGCAAAACCTGgagcaataaataataatatagtaaAACTATTAAGTATACTTGAGTAACATCTTTGAGTAGTTTTGCGTAGACATCGATTAGGATAATACAAATGcatattatgtgtattatatttaAACAACGGTACATCCATATCATAAACTTTCATTACCAAAACCGTCATCCATGCCAGCTACGATTCCTTGAACAGTAGCTGATGTTCCGGGCGGTGCAACTTTACTTGCATAAGCGACTATTGTCGTGTAACAAAGTGCATAAGTAGGTCCTTGCATAAACAGTTCTATTGGTATTACCCACCATGGATTCAATGCCAAAGAAATCAGTCCAAGTCGTAAAGCGTAGCATACGAAACACAATGTAAAGCTATATCCGAATCCTAGTTTCTTTAGGATCTTACCTATTAGGAAGAAAccgattaaaaaataaaaaataatacaaaaaataagattacttaaataaataatataccaGACAACGAAAAAAAAATTACTTCGCCGCCCAAAGTTTCTGCTGCAACGATTAAACCTTCTATTAATTTAATCTCTGTCATGCAATTAGTTGCCATAGCGAGGTCTTCTAAATACCTATTTAAAACGTATTATTtgcgaattttattttgctCTTGTAATTTATGTAtcacattttttaaaatttatactaaaatattaaaaatttaatattttatcgaaataaGACTTTAccaaaataagaaataaatcaTAAAGCTATCGAGAATGCCGGCAATTGTTGCAAAACagagaaatataattatagGTTTCAACCTCAAAAGTTTCATAATGTCTTTCAGTATATCTGCCGATCCATTCATTACTGGCAGCTGCAAAAAGTAGTTTTAATAAGTAgtgtaattaaatatattaaaaacaaatatttcttatttttgagATTTTATGATAGATACTCACGTCTAATCTTTTACAACAGAACAGATCAATGAGTGTGAATATGAAAACAAGTAAAAACGCAGgtgtgtatattttaataatttctcctTTAGACCAATAATCTACTGTGTAGCCAGCCAAAAAGGCAGAAATTCCAAAACCTATAGTTCCCCAAACACGTTGTCTACCATACCCCATTTGACCACCTTCAcctagaaaaataaataaagctgAGAAATATAATACTTGC
This sequence is a window from Bombus affinis isolate iyBomAffi1 chromosome 14, iyBomAffi1.2, whole genome shotgun sequence. Protein-coding genes within it:
- the LOC126923891 gene encoding major facilitator superfamily domain-containing protein 6 isoform X1 encodes the protein MKLNYTQLPIKAHYFFFMAAMGPILPFLPVYGKQLGISALIMGSITAILPILFLIAKPTFGFLVDYFYTWRKTIFIALLAVTSGCYICMYFLPVLPGPVFSDYSFSNVSCDLLPYCKLEDISKPYLCTGVKNAICHWTCTDKNFSVSIQFQALNEEISFSPNSTCLIDKNSTLYCSKHSNCNVICDNLDDSYCLYTSVTFWGFVLLMSLGNIGFNVCNCMSDAICFDILGEGGQMGYGRQRVWGTIGFGISAFLAGYTVDYWSKGEIIKIYTPAFLLVFIFTLIDLFCCKRLDLPVMNGSADILKDIMKLLRLKPIIIFLCFATIAGILDSFMIYFLFWYLEDLAMATNCMTEIKLIEGLIVAAETLGGEVIFFSLSGKILKKLGFGYSFTLCFVCYALRLGLISLALNPWWVIPIELFMQGPTYALCYTTIVAYASKVAPPGTSATVQGIVAGMDDGFGFAIGSLIGGILYKLFGGVTTLRIFSSIAAITAFIYLILYLLYLKDITPDTKKNVEWKTPEEAQKKCTVAES
- the LOC126923891 gene encoding major facilitator superfamily domain-containing protein 6 isoform X2 — encoded protein: MKLNYTQLPIKAHYFFFMAAMGPILPFLPVYGKQLGISALIMGSITAILPILFLIAKPTFGFLVDYFYTWRKTIFIALLAVTSGCYICMYFLPVLPGPVFSDYSFSNVSCDLLPYCKLEDISKPYLCTGVKNAICHWTCTDKNFSVSIQFQALNEEISFSPNSTCLIDKNSTLYCSKHSNCNVICDNLDDSYCLYTSVTFWGFVLLMSLGNIGFNVCNCMSDAICFDILGEGGQMGYGRQRVWGTIGFGISAFLAGYTVDYWSKGEIIKIYTPAFLLVFIFTLIDLFCCKRLDLPVMNGSADILKDIMKLLRLKPIIIFLCFATIAGILDSFMIYFLFCRNFGRRSKILKKLGFGYSFTLCFVCYALRLGLISLALNPWWVIPIELFMQGPTYALCYTTIVAYASKVAPPGTSATVQGIVAGMDDGFGFAIGSLIGGILYKLFGGVTTLRIFSSIAAITAFIYLILYLLYLKDITPDTKKNVEWKTPEEAQKKCTVAES
- the LOC126923896 gene encoding F-box/WD repeat-containing protein 4, producing MIVQVMVKFNSCCTHGCHVIGLIKMTDAWYLDTLPSDVLILIFDYCHAFDLVRLSEVCTRFRDIIREETLWIKKSKQPIVTNQTSRKFRERCNSLLSLRTKWHVSNNWQCGKYEKKVIFSQNAKVIPHIQLTKDILWWSGGNQLYGFRRTEPFQDNNRIFIHDNVTSNICKFIVKNDCIVTGHRDGSIQFWTGPQSSQNIDFYFNIERAHSRSVNALDETFSAIISGSSDGTVKIWTSLGERISNVPLATINIAQWVCSLSVDPMSEKVAVGTAGDSDIPHLHIFDLKHYTEFDMLKTDKKRYAGTLDMVWDSPQTLLTCGYDTYIRKWDLRTGTCVYSWREPTDATLYCISSDYQYTMITGTKFNCKAVLWDQRQKNYVQIYFMNLRRMSSPTYSLSFDNTHLYGATDQHLVELNFSGYSYKKSNYKEILKYEYVEPVRNG